In Bacteroidota bacterium, a single window of DNA contains:
- a CDS encoding glycosyltransferase translates to METTLPKISVVMTVFNAGTFLREAVQSILDQTFSEFDFIIADDGSTDRSREYLTNLADPRIRFFPLGHVGRAAALNFAVFHTSAPLVAFADADDVASPHRLQLQYDALQNDPAIDAVSSWYQMIDEEGNLIGEKRLPTSHEEIVQLMPVQCSMCFPAALIRKEIVVQAGPFDEKLSAAIDYDFWLRILDLARFANLPMSLMKFRISPQSISGRFKTAQGQQAYDLGKNYLRKKFEEAGDAGSKADISLQLAKVEYYSGNMALARRHLAGLLWNSAVMVVAWRYFLASLLGKKVFAFLRRTGVAGSLGKLLGGASSKHDYFMP, encoded by the coding sequence ATGGAAACGACTCTTCCAAAAATATCCGTTGTTATGACCGTCTTCAACGCCGGGACGTTTCTTCGGGAGGCGGTGCAGAGTATTCTGGACCAAACGTTCTCGGAATTCGACTTCATCATCGCCGATGACGGCTCGACCGACAGGTCACGTGAATATCTCACGAATCTTGCCGACCCGCGAATACGTTTTTTCCCGCTCGGCCATGTCGGCCGTGCAGCGGCTCTCAACTTTGCTGTGTTCCACACGTCCGCGCCGCTGGTTGCGTTTGCGGACGCTGACGACGTTGCCTCTCCCCACCGACTGCAATTGCAGTATGACGCTCTCCAAAACGATCCTGCGATCGATGCAGTGAGCAGCTGGTATCAGATGATCGACGAGGAGGGAAATCTGATAGGAGAGAAACGGCTTCCGACATCGCATGAGGAAATCGTACAGTTAATGCCGGTACAATGTTCGATGTGTTTCCCGGCAGCGCTTATCCGCAAGGAAATCGTCGTTCAGGCCGGCCCGTTCGATGAGAAACTATCCGCCGCCATTGACTATGATTTCTGGTTAAGGATTTTGGACTTGGCGAGATTTGCGAATCTTCCGATGAGCTTGATGAAGTTTAGAATCTCCCCGCAATCGATTTCGGGCAGATTCAAAACGGCTCAGGGGCAACAAGCGTATGATCTGGGAAAGAACTATTTGCGGAAGAAATTTGAAGAGGCCGGCGACGCCGGATCGAAAGCCGACATATCGCTGCAGCTTGCGAAGGTCGAATACTATTCCGGCAATATGGCCCTCGCGCGGAGGCATCTCGCCGGGCTGTTATGGAACAGCGCCGTCATGGTTGTCGCGTGGAGGTATTTTCTCGCGAGCCTTTTAGGTAAAAAGGTATTTGCTTTCCTTCGACGGACGGGGGTTGCGGGTAGCCTAGGTAAGTTGCTCGGTGGAGCGTCCTCAAAGCATGACTATTTTATGCCGTAA
- a CDS encoding glycosyltransferase family 2 protein, whose protein sequence is MAQPLVSVVMLSWNRKDDVIVSLTHLFESNYPLMEVIVVDNHSTDGTVDMVREKFPSVIVIPLPENIGIAGWNKGFEIARGEFILVLDDDSYPGKESLATAVDRMKNEPRCGVLALQVYNIRRRSVQTSSLVAGENTTFVGCGAVLRKEVLRIAGMFEPLLFLYMHEEEFAMRVINAGYTVLYEPAAIVQHISSPSHRSVGAASSIDVRRQYYLIRNILVILSLHFSVRHLMLRIPRIVIGRILFGLKSGCLLPILKGIWSFVRDAKAVGSRRSVLSDRTQALYHFGSFAGGFFFSD, encoded by the coding sequence ATGGCACAACCGTTAGTCTCTGTTGTGATGCTGAGCTGGAACCGGAAAGACGATGTCATCGTCTCACTCACTCATCTCTTTGAATCGAACTACCCATTGATGGAGGTCATTGTTGTTGACAACCATTCCACCGACGGCACGGTCGATATGGTCAGAGAGAAATTTCCGTCTGTCATTGTCATCCCTCTACCGGAGAATATCGGCATTGCGGGATGGAACAAGGGGTTTGAGATCGCCAGGGGGGAATTTATCCTGGTGCTCGATGATGACAGCTATCCCGGGAAAGAATCGCTGGCGACCGCAGTTGATCGAATGAAAAACGAACCCCGGTGCGGCGTTCTCGCGTTGCAAGTTTACAACATCCGTCGCCGGTCGGTCCAGACGTCCTCCCTCGTTGCGGGCGAAAATACGACTTTCGTCGGATGCGGCGCAGTTCTCCGCAAGGAAGTTCTTCGGATTGCAGGAATGTTTGAGCCTCTTCTTTTTCTTTATATGCACGAAGAAGAATTCGCGATGAGGGTCATTAACGCCGGCTACACCGTTTTGTACGAGCCGGCGGCGATTGTTCAGCATATCAGCTCACCGTCTCACCGGTCGGTTGGCGCAGCATCCTCCATTGACGTGCGGCGGCAATACTACTTAATAAGAAATATTCTTGTGATATTGTCGTTACACTTTTCCGTCCGGCATCTGATGCTGAGAATACCGCGGATCGTGATCGGGAGGATATTGTTCGGGCTGAAAAGCGGCTGCCTTCTTCCGATCCTGAAGGGGATCTGGTCGTTCGTACGGGATGCAAAAGCGGTCGGAAGCCGTCGGTCTGTGCTGAGCGACCGCACGCAGGCGTTGTATCATTTCGGATCATTTGCGGGGGGCTTTTTCTTTTCTGATTGA
- the glf gene encoding UDP-galactopyranose mutase — MKYDYLVVGAGYAGCVLAERLSSQRDKKILLIDRRDHIGGNAFDSLNEHGIRIHHYGPHLFHTNSEKVVAYLSQFTEWHPYEHRVRSFVNGTLVPMPINRTTVNQLLGQSFRTEQEVLRFFEREKETRAEVNTSEDLVVSKVGRRLYELLYRGYTRKHWGREPSLLAPSVCGRLPVRTNEDDRYFDDTFQAMPKNGYAAMFSAMVAQRNIHTELRTQFSDIPPHTFDRLIFTGPIDEFFGHHFGRLAYRSLRFEFETHDKEFVQPVAQINYPNDFEYTRTTEFKHITGQQNPKTTVAKEFPLDEGEPYYPVPQKEYLELYQRYLAEAKKLTAAFFVGRLATYQYYNMDQVVAQALALFEKLAVSH, encoded by the coding sequence ATGAAATACGATTACCTTGTTGTGGGAGCGGGCTACGCCGGCTGTGTGCTGGCCGAGCGTCTCTCTTCCCAGCGAGACAAAAAGATTCTGCTCATCGACCGGCGCGATCATATCGGCGGCAACGCGTTCGATTCCCTCAATGAGCACGGAATCCGTATCCATCACTACGGACCGCATCTCTTCCACACGAACAGCGAGAAAGTGGTCGCATACCTCTCACAGTTCACCGAATGGCATCCATACGAACATCGTGTCCGTTCGTTCGTGAATGGAACGCTTGTGCCGATGCCGATCAACAGAACCACGGTCAATCAGCTCCTGGGACAATCGTTCCGAACAGAGCAGGAAGTTCTGCGATTTTTTGAACGGGAGAAGGAAACGAGAGCAGAGGTCAACACGTCTGAAGATCTTGTCGTCTCGAAGGTGGGAAGAAGGCTGTATGAACTTCTGTACAGAGGATACACTCGGAAGCATTGGGGAAGGGAACCTTCGCTGCTTGCCCCCTCCGTCTGCGGGCGGCTTCCCGTGCGAACGAACGAGGACGACCGCTACTTTGACGATACCTTTCAGGCGATGCCGAAGAACGGTTATGCGGCGATGTTTTCGGCGATGGTCGCGCAGAGAAATATTCACACCGAGCTGCGCACTCAATTCTCCGACATCCCGCCGCACACGTTCGATCGGTTGATCTTTACCGGCCCGATCGACGAGTTCTTTGGCCATCATTTCGGCCGGTTGGCGTACCGTTCCCTGCGCTTCGAGTTTGAGACCCACGACAAGGAATTCGTTCAACCGGTAGCGCAGATCAATTATCCGAACGATTTCGAGTACACCCGAACGACCGAATTCAAACACATCACGGGACAGCAGAATCCCAAGACGACGGTCGCGAAGGAATTTCCGCTTGATGAAGGGGAGCCGTATTATCCTGTTCCTCAAAAAGAATACCTGGAACTTTATCAGCGCTATCTTGCCGAGGCAAAGAAGCTTACCGCCGCTTTTTTCGTCGGCAGGCTGGCGACGTACCAATACTATAATATGGACCAGGTTGTCGCACAGGCGCTTGCGTTGTTCGAAAAGCTCGCCGTCAGTCATTGA
- a CDS encoding flippase, producing MFSNLKRAAWNFSHLAFGEFSSKAFGFLTTAYLARTLGVEMFGFTGFVGSISAYAILFSNFGIETYATRLLAADREALTKKTMGVIFGTRSLLAIALIIPFIAFGFYYSQTVSEQLFFIFESVIILVYAFNLQYFFVSIRDVRKVAVIRTGSAALVLVASYCFIHSPADVQYNALIGSSVTLVFFLWGVVHAFRKLPGAFSFPSFSEMRGLVRDSLPLGVSALMIQIYHSADIVFLGFTNPGTQLGYYTGAYRIINLISAVPGLIYLTYIPDLATITEAHPAAKTTREYIAAVIALGIVIVGLSFYFSKEIITIILGAHFAPANTVFRILLINVLIIYINVAFAHLLMAWGENRSYLYVVSTGAAVNIVMNVVLIPHYGINGAAIATACAEAAVFVAAWRYLRKKFQFSLAKLLRPG from the coding sequence ATTTTTTCAAACCTTAAAAGAGCAGCCTGGAATTTCAGCCATCTAGCCTTTGGAGAATTTTCTTCAAAGGCTTTTGGTTTTCTGACAACGGCCTATCTTGCCCGGACGCTTGGCGTTGAAATGTTCGGCTTTACAGGGTTCGTCGGCTCTATTTCCGCGTATGCCATTCTTTTCTCGAATTTCGGCATTGAAACGTACGCGACCAGGCTGCTGGCGGCCGACAGGGAAGCACTGACAAAAAAGACAATGGGGGTCATTTTTGGGACCCGATCGCTGCTCGCGATCGCTCTTATCATTCCATTCATCGCATTCGGGTTTTACTATTCGCAGACGGTCTCGGAACAGCTCTTCTTCATCTTCGAGTCGGTCATCATTCTTGTTTACGCCTTCAACCTGCAGTATTTTTTTGTCTCCATACGCGATGTCCGAAAAGTGGCGGTCATCAGGACCGGTTCCGCGGCGCTCGTCCTCGTTGCTTCATACTGTTTTATCCACAGTCCTGCCGATGTGCAGTATAATGCATTGATCGGCAGCAGTGTTACGTTGGTGTTCTTTTTGTGGGGAGTGGTTCATGCTTTTCGCAAGCTTCCGGGAGCCTTTTCCTTCCCGTCATTTTCAGAAATGAGGGGGCTCGTCCGGGATTCTCTGCCTCTCGGAGTCTCCGCCCTCATGATCCAGATCTATCACAGCGCAGACATCGTGTTTCTCGGCTTCACCAACCCGGGGACGCAACTAGGATATTATACCGGTGCCTACAGGATCATCAACCTCATCTCCGCCGTGCCGGGGCTGATCTATTTGACGTATATTCCGGACCTTGCGACGATCACCGAAGCCCACCCGGCCGCCAAGACGACAAGAGAGTATATCGCCGCGGTCATTGCACTGGGCATTGTCATTGTGGGTCTCAGTTTTTATTTTTCGAAGGAGATTATTACCATCATCTTGGGAGCGCATTTCGCCCCTGCGAATACGGTGTTCAGAATTCTGCTCATCAACGTCCTTATTATCTACATCAACGTTGCCTTTGCCCATTTGCTGATGGCGTGGGGCGAAAACCGAAGCTACTTGTATGTCGTGTCCACGGGCGCGGCGGTGAACATCGTCATGAATGTTGTGCTGATACCGCACTACGGCATCAACGGGGCGGCGATTGCGACGGCCTGTGCCGAAGCCGCCGTTTTCGTGGCGGCGTGGCGGTATTTGAGGAAGAAGTTTCAATTTTCACTCGCAAAACTGTTACGTCCAGGATGA
- the fusA gene encoding elongation factor G, which produces MSQHPLQKEYASNAVRTVALIGHGGSGKTSFAEAALFASGATNRQGKVEDGSTVSDYHPDEIERRISINTSLLVTDIDGIKINLLDTPGYTDFTGEVKSALRVSDTAAVFVKAFEGVEVGTEIVWKYVQEYSLPSAFVITKVDHDNIDFDRTVAAIKERCSNDAVLVTFPASTGPGITGVVDVLAMKLLKFSPASGKYTEEAVPAELQESTAHLHEELIEKIAESDETLLNKFFENGTLSEDDIRVGLKRGIVERKVYPIFAASTVLNIGVLNILNFAAKYCPAPTDHGMVKGIEPSSKKEIDVKIDSSASPSLLVFKTVSEPHVGELSFFKVLTGSITAGIDMLNEANSKSERLGQIFVMNGRDRKEVAKLNAGDLGAVVKLKDTHTNNTLCAKNFPVIYPPVVFPDPVIANAILAKSKGEEDKIGSGLHSLHEEDPTFIVHYDPETRQTVIQGQGELHLAIIIKRLKDKFGVDVDVVEPRIPYKETIKGTVADAEYKHKKQSGGRGQYGHVHLKIEPMQRGTGFAFEDAIVGGVVPGRFVPAVEKGIVEAMTSGVIAGCQVVDVKATLHYGSYHDVDSDDMSFKIAGKMAFRKGFKEARPILLEPLYEVEVMVPEEHMGDVMGDLSSRRGKILGMDSDSSHQIIRALVPLKELYRYSTTLRSMTQGRGIHKQKFSHYEEVPHEVAEKIIAEFEKSKQAEE; this is translated from the coding sequence GTGAGCCAGCATCCTTTACAAAAAGAATACGCCTCGAACGCCGTGAGGACGGTCGCACTCATCGGTCACGGCGGCTCCGGCAAGACGTCGTTCGCCGAGGCCGCCCTCTTTGCATCCGGAGCGACGAACCGCCAGGGAAAAGTCGAGGACGGATCCACGGTCTCCGACTACCATCCGGATGAAATCGAACGCCGCATCTCCATCAACACCTCTCTCCTCGTCACCGACATTGACGGCATCAAGATCAACCTCCTCGACACGCCCGGCTATACCGATTTCACGGGCGAAGTGAAATCGGCGCTGCGCGTCTCGGATACGGCGGCAGTCTTCGTCAAAGCGTTTGAGGGGGTGGAGGTCGGGACGGAGATCGTGTGGAAATACGTTCAAGAATATTCTCTCCCGTCGGCATTCGTTATCACGAAGGTGGACCACGACAATATCGATTTCGACCGGACGGTCGCAGCGATCAAGGAGCGATGCTCGAACGATGCAGTGCTGGTGACGTTTCCGGCCAGCACCGGACCGGGCATCACGGGTGTCGTCGACGTTCTGGCGATGAAGCTGCTGAAATTTTCCCCGGCCAGCGGCAAATATACGGAGGAGGCTGTTCCAGCCGAATTGCAGGAGAGCACAGCACATCTCCACGAAGAATTGATCGAAAAGATCGCCGAATCGGATGAAACGCTGCTGAACAAATTTTTTGAGAACGGAACCCTGTCCGAAGATGATATCCGCGTCGGATTGAAACGGGGGATCGTCGAGCGGAAAGTCTATCCGATCTTTGCTGCCTCCACCGTGCTCAACATCGGCGTGCTCAACATCCTCAACTTTGCCGCGAAGTATTGTCCCGCCCCGACCGACCATGGGATGGTGAAGGGCATCGAACCTTCCAGCAAAAAGGAGATCGATGTGAAGATCGATTCCTCCGCGAGTCCGTCGCTCCTCGTGTTCAAGACCGTTTCCGAACCGCACGTTGGGGAACTCTCGTTCTTCAAAGTCCTGACCGGTTCGATCACCGCGGGCATCGACATGTTGAACGAAGCCAACAGCAAATCCGAACGCCTCGGCCAGATCTTCGTTATGAACGGCCGCGACCGGAAGGAGGTCGCAAAGCTGAATGCCGGAGACTTGGGTGCGGTGGTGAAGTTGAAAGACACACATACGAACAATACATTGTGCGCGAAGAATTTTCCGGTCATTTATCCGCCGGTGGTGTTTCCCGATCCGGTGATCGCCAACGCCATCCTCGCGAAGTCGAAGGGGGAAGAGGACAAGATCGGCTCGGGGCTTCACTCGCTCCATGAGGAAGACCCGACGTTCATCGTGCATTACGACCCGGAGACGAGGCAGACCGTGATTCAGGGACAGGGGGAACTCCATCTTGCGATCATCATCAAACGGTTGAAGGATAAATTCGGCGTTGATGTCGACGTGGTCGAACCGCGCATTCCTTACAAAGAGACGATCAAGGGAACGGTGGCCGACGCGGAATACAAGCACAAGAAGCAGTCGGGGGGTCGCGGCCAGTACGGACATGTTCACCTGAAGATCGAACCGATGCAGCGGGGCACGGGCTTTGCCTTCGAGGACGCGATCGTCGGCGGCGTTGTTCCGGGAAGGTTCGTTCCCGCGGTGGAAAAAGGGATCGTCGAAGCGATGACCAGCGGCGTGATCGCCGGCTGCCAGGTGGTGGACGTCAAGGCGACGCTGCACTACGGTTCGTACCATGATGTCGACTCCGACGACATGTCGTTCAAGATCGCCGGCAAGATGGCGTTCCGCAAAGGGTTCAAGGAGGCCAGGCCGATCCTTCTCGAGCCGCTGTACGAAGTGGAAGTGATGGTCCCCGAAGAACATATGGGAGATGTGATGGGAGATCTGTCGAGCCGCCGGGGGAAAATCCTCGGCATGGATTCCGACAGCTCGCACCAGATCATCCGCGCGCTTGTTCCTTTGAAAGAGCTCTACCGGTACTCCACGACCCTCCGGTCGATGACGCAGGGGCGCGGGATCCATAAGCAAAAATTCTCCCATTATGAAGAAGTGCCGCACGAGGTGGCGGAAAAAATAATCGCCGAGTTCGAAAAATCCAAGCAGGCAGAGGAATAA
- a CDS encoding YtxH domain-containing protein, translating into MSADEESGMRKGLLFGFLAGGVVGALVALLYAPKPGKELRADIKNKAGEIMDDAEGYITVAKSKAVDIINEGKKRSENLITEAKKRAETLLGDAEKILTDAKERVNTEETRIKSAVRAGAEAYRGEKNKS; encoded by the coding sequence ATGTCTGCTGATGAAGAAAGTGGTATGAGGAAGGGTTTGCTCTTCGGCTTTCTTGCCGGAGGAGTGGTCGGGGCGCTGGTCGCCTTGCTGTATGCTCCGAAGCCGGGGAAGGAACTGCGCGCCGATATCAAGAACAAGGCCGGCGAGATCATGGACGATGCCGAAGGCTATATCACCGTCGCAAAATCGAAGGCGGTCGACATTATCAATGAAGGGAAGAAACGTTCGGAGAACCTCATTACGGAGGCCAAAAAACGGGCTGAAACACTTCTCGGCGACGCCGAAAAGATTCTCACCGACGCGAAGGAACGAGTGAATACGGAGGAGACGAGGATCAAAAGTGCCGTTCGGGCGGGGGCGGAGGCATACCGGGGCGAGAAAAACAAGTCCTAA
- a CDS encoding tetratricopeptide repeat protein, giving the protein MAVRPSIVCGSCGAPLTPGDKFCAKCGTAVLWDAVPPPVKENVQPSPVVTCPSCGIQNAAENTVCSGCGSPLTVKPSAKKKSAAPDDEPVRKGEAKQKIESWKVLSVAGALVIAVLVGIGVFRNPPKEPSPETQQPDNSSSAPAVSPTLISDIEVLQKNVDANPNDASMVLHLANALHDAKFLPRAIETYKKYLRMKPDDPDARVDMGICYYENGDSPSAIREMQTALTHNPKHQMALFNLGIVTLNQGNLAESNEWFRKAVGVDPNSQVGQRAQQILTQHSTIQQ; this is encoded by the coding sequence GTGGCAGTACGACCCTCCATTGTATGCGGCAGCTGCGGCGCGCCGTTGACTCCGGGCGATAAGTTTTGCGCCAAGTGCGGAACGGCCGTGTTGTGGGATGCCGTCCCCCCTCCGGTAAAAGAAAATGTCCAGCCGTCCCCTGTCGTTACTTGCCCTTCCTGCGGAATTCAAAACGCCGCCGAAAATACTGTGTGCAGCGGATGCGGTTCGCCGCTGACGGTAAAACCTTCCGCGAAGAAAAAATCCGCCGCGCCTGACGACGAACCGGTCAGAAAAGGGGAGGCGAAACAGAAGATCGAATCCTGGAAAGTCCTTTCGGTCGCCGGCGCTCTTGTCATCGCGGTTCTTGTCGGCATCGGCGTGTTTCGCAATCCCCCCAAAGAACCTTCTCCTGAAACCCAGCAGCCCGACAATAGCAGCAGCGCTCCCGCGGTCAGCCCGACGCTGATCAGCGATATCGAGGTGCTTCAGAAGAATGTCGATGCAAACCCGAACGACGCCTCGATGGTCCTTCACCTGGCCAATGCGCTTCACGATGCGAAATTTTTGCCGCGCGCCATCGAGACCTACAAAAAGTACCTGCGGATGAAGCCGGACGACCCGGACGCCAGGGTCGACATGGGAATTTGTTATTATGAGAACGGCGACTCGCCGTCAGCGATCAGGGAAATGCAAACAGCGTTAACGCACAACCCGAAACATCAAATGGCATTGTTCAACCTGGGCATCGTGACCCTCAACCAAGGCAATCTGGCCGAATCGAACGAATGGTTCAGGAAAGCCGTTGGAGTCGACCCGAATTCGCAGGTTGGACAGCGCGCACAACAAATACTCACTCAACATTCAACCATCCAACAATAA
- a CDS encoding HU family DNA-binding protein, with translation MTKADIVDVIASGTGLTKVETEAVVDGFIQTVIASLRDGKNIEIRGFGSFKVKKRKGRVARNPRTGEQVQVDEHYVPIFKVSKDLKAIVNDNLKKTLG, from the coding sequence TTGACCAAAGCAGATATCGTGGACGTCATTGCTTCCGGCACGGGCTTGACGAAGGTTGAAACAGAAGCGGTGGTCGATGGCTTTATTCAGACCGTGATCGCTTCGCTGCGCGACGGCAAGAACATCGAGATTCGCGGGTTCGGCAGCTTCAAAGTGAAAAAACGGAAGGGAAGAGTCGCGCGGAATCCGAGGACGGGGGAACAGGTTCAGGTGGACGAACATTACGTTCCGATCTTCAAGGTGTCGAAGGATCTGAAAGCTATCGTCAACGACAATCTTAAGAAAACGCTCGGCTAG
- the sppA gene encoding signal peptide peptidase SppA translates to MTKTTKWVLAGIGTVFILFILFWAAIFFFIFQGDNEEEYTSGGSGGTLAVVELKDEIVSSENIVRQFKKYRESSSVKGIVFRIESPGGGVSASQEIYEEVKKTRDSGKPVVVSMGSVAASGGYYVACGATKIMANPGTVTGSIGVITQFLNFNQLMGKVGVGATTVKSGKFKDTGSPYREMTEDEKKYFQETIDDVYQQFLGVVETERKLSHDAAKRLADGRIYTGKKAYEAGLIDTLGTYEDAIALAAKLAKIYGTPKIVKERKRERLSDMLFGSLTEQFVGLKENLFSQPILQYKLTQP, encoded by the coding sequence ATGACCAAAACGACTAAGTGGGTGCTTGCAGGTATTGGCACTGTCTTCATTCTCTTTATCCTGTTTTGGGCTGCAATTTTCTTTTTCATTTTTCAAGGGGACAACGAAGAGGAGTATACTTCCGGCGGCAGCGGAGGGACTCTTGCAGTCGTGGAGTTGAAAGATGAAATCGTCTCCTCGGAAAACATCGTACGTCAATTCAAAAAATACCGCGAGAGCTCGTCGGTGAAAGGGATCGTTTTTCGCATCGAGTCCCCCGGCGGGGGCGTTTCGGCAAGTCAGGAAATTTACGAAGAAGTGAAGAAGACGCGCGACAGCGGCAAGCCGGTTGTCGTCTCGATGGGCTCCGTTGCGGCAAGCGGGGGTTACTACGTCGCATGCGGCGCGACAAAGATCATGGCGAATCCCGGCACAGTGACCGGGAGCATAGGCGTCATCACGCAATTTTTGAATTTTAATCAGTTGATGGGAAAAGTAGGGGTCGGTGCAACGACGGTCAAAAGCGGCAAGTTCAAGGACACGGGAAGCCCGTACCGGGAAATGACAGAAGACGAGAAAAAATATTTTCAGGAAACGATCGACGATGTCTATCAGCAATTCCTTGGCGTGGTCGAGACCGAGCGAAAGCTTTCGCACGACGCCGCGAAGAGACTGGCGGACGGACGGATCTACACCGGGAAAAAAGCGTACGAGGCCGGTCTTATCGATACGCTCGGAACGTACGAGGATGCGATCGCACTGGCGGCCAAGCTGGCGAAAATTTACGGGACTCCGAAGATCGTGAAGGAACGGAAGAGGGAACGGCTATCGGATATGTTGTTCGGCAGCCTGACGGAACAATTTGTCGGCCTGAAAGAGAATCTCTTCAGTCAGCCGATTCTGCAGTATAAACTCACACAACCGTAA
- the mltG gene encoding endolytic transglycosylase MltG, producing the protein MNAKNLLPKSNSRSVKLLQTSAVVVVLLVLASLYFLLWESNSFDPSPKIVTVSRGESFSQAVDAFSASGLLNHPTLFKISGKVFGYAGKIKIGKYSFTSGMSNREILYAISTGTSTANPSVTIYEGLRGTQIARILRKEVGIDSAKLAQELSDTSLIQLKNHGASSLEGFLLPDTYEFYWQVDEKEIIRDMLGEFRKFFADSLQERARKMRMTIGQVLTMASIVEGETVLDRERPIIAGLYYNRLRRGMKLEADPTIQYLIPDGPRRLLYNDLKIASPYNTYQNYGLPPGPINNPGRKSILAALYPAQHNYLYFVADGLGGHRFARTFDEHLKNVRAYRRAHAAALPK; encoded by the coding sequence GTGAACGCAAAAAATCTCCTTCCCAAAAGTAACAGTCGTTCAGTCAAGCTCCTTCAAACGTCAGCCGTCGTTGTCGTGCTGCTGGTCCTTGCGTCCCTCTATTTTCTTCTCTGGGAATCCAATTCATTCGACCCGTCTCCTAAGATCGTCACTGTCAGCCGCGGAGAAAGTTTTTCCCAGGCGGTCGATGCATTCTCGGCGTCGGGTCTTTTGAACCATCCGACATTGTTCAAGATCAGCGGAAAGGTTTTCGGCTATGCCGGGAAGATCAAGATCGGAAAGTACAGTTTCACGAGCGGCATGTCCAACAGGGAAATTCTCTATGCCATCAGCACCGGTACATCGACAGCGAATCCTTCCGTCACCATCTATGAAGGCTTGCGCGGCACGCAGATCGCCAGGATCCTGAGGAAGGAGGTAGGTATTGATTCGGCCAAACTGGCACAGGAGCTTAGCGACACGTCGCTCATTCAGCTGAAGAATCACGGCGCCTCTTCGCTGGAAGGGTTTCTGCTTCCGGATACCTATGAATTCTATTGGCAGGTGGATGAAAAGGAGATCATTCGCGATATGCTGGGAGAGTTCCGAAAATTCTTTGCCGACAGTCTGCAAGAACGGGCCAGGAAAATGCGGATGACGATCGGCCAGGTCCTGACGATGGCCTCCATTGTCGAGGGGGAAACGGTCTTGGATCGCGAACGCCCGATCATTGCAGGATTGTACTACAATCGTCTCCGCCGAGGCATGAAATTGGAGGCCGACCCCACGATTCAATATCTCATCCCCGACGGTCCGCGCCGGCTTCTCTACAACGACCTGAAAATAGCATCCCCGTACAATACCTACCAGAATTACGGACTCCCCCCCGGACCGATCAACAATCCTGGAAGGAAATCGATTCTTGCCGCGTTATATCCCGCACAACATAACTACCTGTATTTTGTTGCCGACGGCCTCGGAGGGCATCGGTTTGCACGGACGTTCGACGAACACCTGAAGAATGTCCGGGCCTACCGCCGCGCCCATGCCGCCGCACTTCCCAAATAA
- a CDS encoding chorismate mutase produces the protein MGSSIDEWRIKIDNIDKTLVDLLNERARYADEIGKIKEQLGLDAYSPKREHEVLENVLGANKGPLSDAALRRLFERIIDESRKLEREAMSERKKSPSQK, from the coding sequence ATGGGTTCTTCTATAGATGAGTGGCGGATCAAAATTGACAACATCGATAAAACATTGGTCGACCTGCTGAATGAACGCGCCAGGTACGCCGACGAAATCGGAAAGATAAAAGAACAGCTCGGGCTCGATGCATATTCTCCAAAACGCGAACATGAGGTCCTGGAAAATGTCCTCGGCGCCAATAAAGGCCCGCTTTCCGACGCGGCGCTCCGCCGGCTGTTCGAACGCATCATCGATGAATCCCGTAAACTTGAACGTGAGGCAATGAGTGAACGCAAAAAATCTCCTTCCCAAAAGTAA